The following proteins are co-located in the Solanum pennellii chromosome 8, SPENNV200 genome:
- the LOC107027679 gene encoding uncharacterized protein LOC107027679, which produces MESTSITLKDVHSFHSFDQELFIRLVLILHHDPGVSLLAMDIWLWLRNHASCLNLIVKFLDVPIMEINLLAKEAVMCLKWVQSKVPPKSNLARGMAITAMVMDRAISFQYFYKIRFTMTSGIKNYLNDVCSIVFADILVWVLSKGYPKVPMNFPIHVPGFPHQTFGTITLILKSLDYIIPNKNEPLENIWSLKPKSQFDDRTMLLTLSRSEHMIKKEVVELFNSKYRDCVEDVHMLPPTSSKHLLYSQMVVRDVSTIDQILSTKPIAKFKINGKDVWARRLWIPIYTQKKVKK; this is translated from the coding sequence ATGGAATCAACAAGCATCACCCTCAAAGACGTGCATTCATTCCATAGTTTTGATCAAGAACTCTTCATTAGGTTGGTTCTGATCTTACATCATGATCCAGGTGTGTCTCTTTTAGCAATGGATATATGGCTATGGCTACGTAACCATGCGAGTTGTTTGaatttaattgttaaatttttagATGTACCTATTATGGAAATCAATCTACTGGCAAAAGAAGCGGTCATGTGCTTGAAGTGGGTGCAATCAAAGGTTCCCCCTAAATCAAATCTAGCAAGGGGTATGGCAATTACTGCTATGGTGATGGATAGAGCAATTTCATTCCAATATTTCTACAAAATTAGGTTCACCATGACAAGTGGaataaaaaattacttgaaCGATGTATGTTCCATCGTTTTTGCAGATATTTTAGTTTGGGTCTTGTCAAAAGGATATCCAAAGGTGCCCATGAATTTTCCCATCCATGTCCCTGGATTCCCTCATCAAACATTTGGTACCATAACATTGATTCTCAAAAGTTTGGATTACATTATCCCGAATAAGAACGAACCACTAGAAAATATTTGGTCCTTGAAACCTAAATCACAATTTGACGATAGGACCATGTTATTGACATTATCAAGGAGTGAACATATGATTAAAAAAGAAGTGGTTGAACTCTTTAACTCAAAATATAGAGATTGTGTTGAGGATGTGCATATGCTTCCACCAACTTCATCAAAACATTTGTTATATTCTCAAATGGTGGTTCGTGATGTTTCAACCATTGATCAGATTTTGAGCACAAAACCTATTGCTAAGTTCAAGATTAATGGAAAAGATGTTTGGGCTAGAAGACTCTGGATCCCTATCTACACTcagaaaaaggtcaaaaagtAA